From the Mycobacterium sp. 155 genome, the window GGGGGCGATTCTCATATCTACAACATATCCAAACAAAAGCATTTTCGAATTCGACGATTATGTCGGCTTGGCGCCTGCCAGTATCCTTTGCGAGAGGGCAGGGCAGAAAGGCACACGTGGTCGGAGACAAACAAGGCGGCGGCGAGCGGCGGCCGCGGCGTGTATCAGGTGGCCAAGGCCAGCGCCGGCAGAGCGCTCCCCGCTCGTCCGGTCCGAATCGGGCGCGCGCAGCACAGCCGCAGACCTCAGAAGAACGCGGATCAGACGCCCCGTCGCTGTCCTCAGATATCGAGGCCAAACAGCTGGCGCCGGAGATCCGTCGGGAACTGGTGACCCTCGACAAAGCCACCGCCGATTACGTGGCGCGCCACCTCGTGGCTGCCGGCAATCTCCTGGATGAAGACCCGGAGACTGCGCTGGCACACGCCCGCGCGGCCCGCAACCGCGCAGGACGCCTTGCCGCAGTACGGGAGGCTGTGGGGATCGCGGCTTATCACAACGGCGACTGGGCCCAGGCGCTGGCCGAGTTGCGCGCGGCCCGCCGGATGGGCAGCAAATCGGTGCTGTTACCGATGATCGCCGATTGCGAGCGCGGTATCGGGCGTCCGGAACGCGCCATTGAGCTGGCTCGCAGTGCCGAGGCCGCCGCGTTCACCGGAGACGACGCCGACGAACTGCGCATCGTGACCGCGGGAGCCCGCTCCGATCTGGGCCAGTTCGAACAGGCCCTCGCGATTCTCTCGACACCCCCACTGGATCCGACTAGGACCGGTCAGACCGCAGCGCGGCTGTGCTACGCGTATGCCGACACGCTGCTGGCGCTCGGGCGTACGGAGGAAGCGCTGCAGTGGTTCATCACTACGGCGGCGGCCGATGTGGAGGGCGTGACCGATGCCGAGGATCGGATCACAGAACTGGCCTGACGCGACCACGTTGCGCAGCAAGCCGACACAGCAAGGCAGGTACTGCAGCGCTGGTCGTTGCCGTCGGCATCCATCGACTAGCGTGACAAGCGCTATGACTACCGATCCAGAACAGCTCCGCGTGCAGGTCGCCGCCGTGCTGGCAGACCTGCCGGATATGGCCGAGGCGTACGGCGCCGATGTGGGTATCGAGGACATAGAGGCCGTTGCGGCCAGGCTGGAAGAAGCCCATGAGCTGCTGGTGGACGCGCTTGAATCGGTCGACAGAGGTGTGGCCGGCAGCGGTGCCGGATCCGGTAGGTGAGCGGTGGTGGCTCGTCGGGCTCGTGTTGATGCCGAGTTGGTGAGACGTGGGTTGGCCCGGTCCCGCCAGCAGGCCGCAGAGTTGATCGCCGCCGGTCGGGTGCGTATCGATGGCATGCCCGCAGTGAAGCCGGCCACCGCCATCATGCTGGACGCCAACATCGTCGTCGCCCAAAGCGAAGAACGCAGCTGGGTGTCTCGCGGGGCCCACAAGCTGATCGGTGCCCTCGACACGTTCGGGCTGGACGTTTCCGGGCGGCGGTGCCTGGATGCCGGCGCATCGACCGGGGGATTCACCGAGGTCTTGTTGGACCGAGGTGCCGTCGAGGTCGTCGCGGTAGATGTTGGGTACGGCCAGCTGGCCTGGTCTCTGCGCTCCGATGATCGGGTCCGGGTGATAGAGCGCACGAATGTCCGTGAGCTGACGGCCGACGCCATCGGCGGGCCGGTGGATCTCGTCGTTGCCGACTTGTCGTTCATATCCCTGGCGACGGTCCTGCCAGCGCTCACCGCATGCGCCGGGCCCGGTGCCGATATCGTTCCTATGGTCAAGCCCCAGTTCGAAGTCGGTAAGGACCGGGTCGGGGCCGGCGGGGTGGTGTCCGATCCGCAATTACGGGTCGAGGCGGTGTGTACGGTCGCCCGAAGGGCGGCGGAGCTGCACTGGCATGCTGTCGGCGTGACGGCGAGCCCGCTGCCCGGACCATCGGGCAATGTCGAATACTTTCTGCGGCTGCGTGCTGATACGGACGAGTCGCTGCACGGTGAATCGCTCGAGCAGGCGGTACGCCGGGCGGTCGAGGAGGGCCCGCAATGACCTGTGAGCGCACGATACTGCTGGTGGTGCACACCGGTCGGGACGAGGCCACCGAGGTGGCCCGCCGGGTCGAAAAAGTACTGGGAGACAACGGTATCGGTTTGCGCGTGCTGTCGGCCGAGGCGGTTGACCGCGGACCGCTGCACCTGGCGCCCGACTACATGCGTGCGCTCGGCGTCGACATCGAGGTGGTCGACGCCGACGAATGCGCCGCCGAGAGTTGCGAACTGGTGCTGGTCCTGGGCGGCGACGGTACCTTCCTGCGGGCCGCCGAATTGGCGCGCCTTGCGGAGATCCCGGTGCTGGGAGTGAACCTCGGCCGCATCGGATTCCTTGCCGAGGCCGAGGCCGAGGCCATCGACCACGTGCTCGACCGCGTCATCAGCCGGGACTACCGGATCGAGAACAGGATGGCCCTCGACGTGACAGTGCGCGTCGGTGACAACGTCATCAATCGCGGTTGGGCGCTCAACGAGGCAAGCTTGGAAAAAGGTCCACGGCTCGGTGTACTCGGAGTGGTTCTCGAGGTGGACGGTCGGCCGGTGTCGGCGTTCGGCTGCGACGGCGTGCTGGTGTCCACGCCCACCGGGTCCACGGCCTACGCATTCTCTGCGGGCGGTCCGGTGCTGTGGCCGGACCTGGAGGCCATCCTGGTGGTGCCCAACAATGCCCACGCGTTGTTCGACCGGCCGATGGTCACGAGCCCGGATGCTTCGATCGCCATCGAAGTCGAAGCGGGTGGTCATGACGCCCTCGTGTTCTGCGACGGCCGCCGGGAGATGGTGCTGCCTGCGGGCGGGCGGTTGGAAGTGACCCGCTGCCGGACGTCGCTCAAGTGGGTGCGGCTCGACAGCGCCCCGTTCACCGACCGGCTCGTGCGCAAGTTCCGGCTGCCGGTTACGGGTTGGCGGGGGAAGTAGGCACGTGCTCGCGGAGATCCGAATCGAGTCGCTCGGCGCGATCAGCGCGGCCACCGCGGAGTTCGATCGTGGACTGACTGTATTGACCGGTGAGACCGGCGCCGGCAAGACCATGGTGGTCACAGGCCTGCATCTGCTCGGTGGTGCCCGCGCGGACTCCACCAGGGTGCGGTCGGGTTCAGATCGGGCCGTCGTCGAAGGGCGGTTCAGCACCACCGAACTCGGCGCTGAAGTGGCGCTGCGGGTCGACGAGCTGCTGGAGACCTCCGGCGCCGTTCGCGACGACGACGGCACTGTGATCGCCGCGCGTTCGGTCAGCCGGGCGGGGCCATCGAAGGCGTACCTCGGCGGCCGCAGCGTGCCGGCGAAGTCACTGAGCAGTTTCACCGCCGAGGTCCTCACGCTGCATGGCCAGAACGACCAGTTGCGTTTGATGCGTCCGGACGAGCAGCGCGTCGCCCTGGACCGGTATGCCGACGTGGACAAGCTGTTGACGCGGTATCGCCGAATCCGCGACGAGTGGCAGCTGGCACGTAAGGATCTGGCCGATCGCCGAGGACGGGCACGGGAACTGGCCCAGGAGGCCGACCGGCTGACCTTCGGGATCAACGAGATCGACGCCGTGGCCCCACAGCCCGGTGAGGACGAAGCCATCGTCGCCGACATCCGCCGACTTTCGGAACTCGATGCGCTGCGGGAGGCCGCGCAGGCGGCGCGGGTGGCGCTGTCCGGCGCGCTTGACGATCCGTCACCGGATTCGGTTTCGGCGGCTGACGGTGTGGGGCAGGCGAAATCGGCTTTGGAGTCCACCGACGACGCATCGCTGCAGGCATTGGGTGTCCGGCTGGCTGAAGCGGTCGCGGTGATCAGCGACGTGACTGCGGAGCTTGGTCACTATTTATCTGAGTTGCCCAGCGATGCAAGCACTTTGGAACACAAGCTAGCGCGGCAGGCCGAGTTGCGCACGCTCACCCGCAAGTACGCGGCCGATGTCGACGGTGTGCTGGCCTGGGCCCGTGATGCTGCCGACCGGTTGGCGCAATTGGATGTCTCGGAGGAGACGCTGGCTTGTCTGGAGCGCCGCGTCGCGGAATTGGAAGACCGGCTGGCGGCGGCGGCCGGCGAGTTGACCAAGGTCAGGACCAAGGCGGCGAAAGGGTTGGCCAAGGCGGTCACCGCGGAGCTTGCCGGACTGGCCATGGCCAATGCGATTTTCAGTATCACCGTGGTACCCATGGCTGCGCGAGCCGACGACTCCGCGCCGGTGACACTGCCCGACGGGACGGTTGTGCACGCCGGTCACGAAGGGGTCGACACCGTCGAGTTCGGCTTCACCGCGCACCGCGGTGCCGATGCTCTCCCGCTGACCAAGAGCGCGTCCGGGGGGGAGCTGTCGCGCGTCATGCTCGCCCTCGAGGTAGTGCTGTCCGCCTCAGCCGAGGGTACGACGATGGTGTTCGACGAGGTCGATGCCGGGGTGGGCGGACGTGCTGCGGTGCAGATCGGTCGTCGGTTGGCCCGGCTGGCCCGGACCCATCAGGTCATCGTCGTCACCCACCTGCCGCAGGTTGCGGCGTATGCCGACGCTCACCTTGTGGTCGACGCCGGTGACGGCCGCGGCAAGCCCAGCGGTGTGCGGCGCATCGACGACGACGACCGTGTCGCCGAACTGGCCCGCATGCTGGCGGGCCTCGGCGAGTCCGACAGCGGTCGCGCCCACGCCAGGGAACTACTGGAGTCCGCGCAGCAGGAGCGTAGCGAGCCGTAGCCGAGTGCGCCCAGAGGTCAGGCCGAAGGTTGCGTTTCACTGTGCGAAGCGATGGAGAAGGTTTGACCTGTTACGTATGTGACTGGAGCTCACTTATGAGGCTGGTGTTACGGCGCGCCTCCTCGGATTGCCGGTGGATCCCCGACAGAATCGGCCCATGAGGATGTCAGCGCTGCTTGCCCGCAATGCCAGCTCGCGCCCGGGGATTACAGGAACTGCCCGGGTGGACCGCGACATCGACAGGTTGCTGCGGCGTGTCGGAGCCGGGGACATCGTCGTCCTCGACGTCCAGGATCTCGACCGGATCACTGCTGATGCGCTGGTCGAGGCCAACGTCGCCGGGGTCGTCAACGCGTCCCCCTCGATTTCGGGCCGCTACCCCAACCTCGGCCCGGAGGTGCTGGTAGCCAACGGCGTGATGCTCATCGACGAGGCCGGCCCCGAGATCTTCAAGAAGGTCAAGGACGGCTCGCGCGTGCGGTTGCACAACGGCGGCGTCTACGCCGGTGACCGGCGCATAGCGCTGGGTACCGAACGCACCGATCACGAGATCCACGACCTCATGCACGAGGCCAAGAGCGGGTTGGTGGCACATCTCGAGGCGTTCGCCGGGAACACGATCGAGTTCATCCGAAGTGAGAGCCCGTTGCTCATCGACGGCATCGGGATCCCCGATATCGACGTCGACTTGCACCGCAGGCACGTGGTCATCGTCGCAGAGGAAGCCGACGCGGCCGCCGACCTCAAGGCGCTCAAGCCGTTCATCAAGGAGTATCAGCCGGTCCTCGTCGGCGTCGGAGTCGGCGCCGATGTGCTGCGCAAGGCCGGCTACCGGCCTGCGCTCATCGTCGGCGACCCGGACAAATTGAGTGTCGAGGTGCTGCGCTGCGGCGCCCAGGTGGTGTTGCCAGCCGACGCAGATGGCCACGCCGCCGGACTTGAGCGCATCCAGGATCTCGGGATCGGTGCGATGACGTTCCCGGCTGCCGGGTCAGCTACCGACCTCGCGTTGCTGCTCTGCGACCACCACGGTGCATCGCTGATCGTCACCGCCGGCTACACCGCCAACATCGAGGAGTTCTTCGACCGCTCGCGCCAGGCCAGCAACCCGTCGACCTTCCTGACCCGGCTCAAGGTAGGGGAGAAGCTGGTCGACGCCAAGGCGGTGGCAACTCTCTATCGCAGCCGGGTGTCCGGCGGGGCCATTGCGCTGCTGGTGCTGGCCATGCTGGTCGCCGTCATCGTCGCGCTGTGGGTGTCGCGGACCGACACCGCAGTGCTCGACTGGGTGGTCAACTACTGGCACCAATTCACCGCGTGGGTGCAGAGCCTGATCAATTAGCGATGGTTGAGTTGTGATTTCGCTACGCGCACATGCGATCTCGTTGGCGGCGGTGTTCCTCGCGCTGGCCGTCGGGGTAGCGCTCGGGTCCGGGCTGCTGTCCAACACGGTGCTGTCCGGATTGCGTGATGACAAACAGGAACTCCAGCATCAGATCGACTCTCTCACCGAAGACAAGAACGCTCTCAACCAGAAGCTCAACGCTGCAGGGGAATTCGATGCGCTACTGGCCCCACGGATGGTGCGTGACGCGCTCAAGGACAAATCTGTGGTGGTGTTTCGTACACCGGACGCCGCCGATGGCGATGTCGACGCGATTGCGCGCATCATCGGACAAGCCGGCGGCACCGTCAGTGGCGAGGTATCGCTGACGAGCGAGTTCGTCGAGGCCAACTCCGCCGACAAACTGCTGTCGGTCGTCAACTCGCCGATCGTGCCTGCCGGCAAGCAGCTCAACACGGCTGCTCTCGACCAGGGCTCGCAGGCAGGCGACCTGCTCGGCATGACGCTGCTGATCGACAAGAACCCGACGGTTCCGCCGGTCGACGACACTCAGCGAAACACCGTGCTGACCGCGCTCCGCGACACCGGGTTCCTGAGCTACAGCGGGCACATCGGCACGGCCAACACCGCGGTGATCGTGACGGGCGGCGCGCTCGGTGACGACGGCGGCAACCGGGGCGCCACTGTGGCGCGGTTGGCGGCCGGCTTGGCTCCGCACGGGTCCGGGGTGGTTCTGGTCGGCCGGGACGGATCGGCATCCGGTACGGGTCCGGTTGCCGTGGTCAGGTCCGACGACGGTCTGGCCGGCGCGGTCAGCACCGTCGACGACGCCGACAGCAGTGCCGGTCAGATCACCAGCGTGTTGGCTCTCGGAGAACTCGCGGCCGGAGGCAAGCCGGGGCAATACGGCACCGGCCGTGGTGCGTCGTCGGTCACCCTGCCGCAGTAGCGCTGCCTGCTGCGCGGCGCGTCAGCGACCGCTTGTCGGTGACAGTGTTAAGGTGAGATTCCGTGGGTCGGCAGGCCCCAGGCCAGTTCGGCGATCCCCTGCCCGTCGTCACGGAGGTTGCTTTTGCCCGCCTTACGCAAGCACCCGTACACCACCACCAAGCATCTCTTCGTCACCGGTGGTGTGGTGTCGTCGCTCGGAAAGGGTCTGACCGCGTCCAGCCTCGGTCAGCTGCTGACCGCGCGGGGACTGCAGGTGACCATGCAGAAGCTCGACCCCTACCTCAACGTCGACCCGGGCACTATGAACCCGTTCCAGCACGGCGAGGTCTTCGTCACGGAGGACGGCGCCGAAACTGATCTCGACGTCGGCCACTACGAGCGGTTCCTGGACCGTGACCTGTCCGGCTCGGCCAATGTGACCACGGGCCAGGTTTATTCGACGGTCATCGCCAAGGAACGCCGTGGTGAGTATCTCGGTGACACGGTCCAGGTGATCCCGCACATCACCGACGAGATCAAGAACCGCATCCTGGCCATGGCAGAGCCCGACGCGCACGGGCATCGGCCCGACGTGGTCATCACTGAGATCGGCGGCACGGTCGGCGACATCGAATCGCAGCCCTTTCTGGAGGCGGCCCGCCAGGTCCGCCACGACGTGGGTCGCGAGAACGTCTTCTTCCTGCATGTGTCGCTGGTTCCCTACCTCGCGCCGTCAGGTGAACTGAAAACCAAGCCGACCCAGCATTCGGTCGCCGCCCTGCGCAGCATCGGTATCACTCCCGACGCACTGATCCTGCGCTGTGACCGCGACGTTCCCGAGCCGCTCAAGAACAAGATCGCGCTGATGTGCGATGTCGACGTCGACGGCGTGATCTCCACACCCGACGCCCCCTCGATCTACGACATTCCAAAGGTGCTGCACCGCGAGGAGCTGGATGCCTACGTGGTGCGCCGGCTGAACCTGCCCTTCCGCGACGTCGACTGGACCGAATGGGACGACCTGCTGCGCCGCGTTCACGACCCGCAGGAAACCGTGCGGATCGCCTTGGTGGGCAAGTACATCGACCTTTCCGACGCTTATCTGTCGGTCGCCGAGGCACTGCGCGCCGGCGGCTTCAAGCACCGCGCCAAGGTGGAGATGCGATGGGTTGCCTCCGACGACTGCGAGACCGAGAGCGGCGCCGCCGCGGCCTTGTCCGACGTCCACGGCGTGCTGATCCCTGGAGGATTCGGTATCCGCGGTATCGAAGGCAAGCTCGGCGCCATCAGCTACGCCCGCAAGCGGAGGCTGCCGGTGCTGGGACTGTGTCTCGGACTGCAATGCATCGTGATTGAGGCCGCGCGGACCGTCGGCATCACCGGTGCGAACTCCGCCGAGTTCGATCCGGCTACACCCGACCCGGTGATCTCCACGATGGCCGACCAGCAGGACGCAGTGTCCGGCGAGGCCGACCTCGGCGGCACCATGCGCCTCGGCGCGTACCCGGCGGTCTTACAGCCCGGATCGGTGGTGGCACAGGCCTATGGAGCCACCGAAGTGTCCGAGCGCCACCGCCACCGGTACGAGGTCAACAACGCCTACCGGGACCGGATCGCCCAGAGTGGCCTGCGGTTCTCCGGGACATCCCCCGACGGTCACCTGGTCGAGTTCGTCGAGTATGCCCCCGAGATTCATCCGTTCCTCGTCGGCACCCAGGCGCATCCGGAACTCAAGAGCAGGCCCACCCGGCCGCACCCGTTGTTCGCGGCGTTCATCGGCGCGGCGCTGACCTACAAGGCCGAGGAACGGCTGCCCGGCATGGACCTGCCCGAGTCGTACACCGACGAGGGTGACCCGGATTCCTTGAACCATTCTCTGGAGACATCGGAAATCCGTGGCTGAACACGACTTCGACACGCTCGCAAGCGAAACCGTTTACGTCGGAAAGATTTTCGCTCTGCGGGCCGATGAGGTCAGCATGCCCGGGGGGAAGTCGGCCCGGCGCGAGGTCGTCGAGCACTACGGAGCGGCTGCCGTGGTCGCCCTCGATGACGACGGCAATGTGGTGCTTGTGTACCAGTATCGGCACCCGCTTGGTCGGCGGTTATGGGAGCTGCCCGCCGGGCTGCTGGACGTCGGCAGGGAGCCGCCCGAGGTGACTGCGGCACGAGAGCTCAAAGAGGAAGTCGGACTGGCGGCCGCGAACTGGCGCACGCTCGTCGATCTGGACTCCACGCCCGGGTTCTCCGACGAGAGCGTGCGAATCTTCCTGGCTACCGGGCTGACCGAAGTCGGCAGGCCCGAAGCGCACGACGAGGAAGCCGACATGCGCATCGAACGGGTTCCGTTGGCTCAGGCGGTATCCCGGATCTTCTCCGGTGAGATCGTGAATTCGATTGCGATAGCCGGGATTCTGGCCGCGCACGCGATGCCCGATACGGACTCGCTGCGCCCGGTTGACGCACCCTGGACTGATCGACCAACGGCATTCCGGCGTCGCAAAGGCCTGCAGTGACTTTATCGTCGCCGCTTCGCGCAAGCGGCTCATCGGAGTCTTCTGCTCTTCGCGCAAGCGGCTCATCGGAGTCTTCTGCTCTTCGCGCAAGCGGCTCATCGGAGTCTTCTGCTCTTCGCGCAAGCGGCTCATCGGAGTCTCCTGCTCTTCGCGCAAGCGGCACATCGGCCGCCGGACCGTCCGCGTTGGAGACCCAGATACAGGGCTACCTCGACCATTTGACCATCGAACGAGGTGTTGCAGCCAACACGTTGAGCTCCTACCGGCGCGATCTGCGCCGGTACGCCGAGCACTTGACCCAGCACGGCATCGACGATCTGGCCAAGGTGGCCGAGACCGACGTCAGTGATTTTCTGGTCGCGCTGCGCCGCGGTGATCCCGATGCCGGCGTGGCCGCGCTCTCGGCGGTATCCGCGGCCAGGGCGGTCGTCGCGGTCCGCGGCCTGCACCGGTTCGCCGCCGCGGAAGGACTGACCGAACTCGACGTCGCTCGGGCGGTCCGGCCGCCCACCCCGAGCCGCCGATTGCCCAAGAGCCTGACGCTCGACGAGGTGCTGGCGCTGCTGGATGCCGCCGGGGGCGAGAGTGAGGCGGACGGCCCGTTGACGCTGCGCAACCGCGCGCTGCTGGAGCTGCTGTACTCGACCGGGGCCCGCATATCCGAAGCGGTCGGGCTCGACGTCGACGACATCGACACCCACGCCCGGTCGGTGCTGTTGCATGGAAAGGGCGGCAAGCAGCGGCTCGTTCCGATCGGCCGCCCGGCGGTCAGTGCGCTCGACGCCTATCTGGTACGCGGACGGCCCGATCTGGCACGCCGCGGCCGTGGCACCCCGGCTATCTTCCTCAACGCCCGCGGCGGCCGGCTTTCGCGGCAGAGTGCGTGGCAGGTACTGCAGGATGCGGCCGCGCGTGCCGGGATCACCTCGGCGGTGTCGCCCCACACGCTGCGGCACTCATTCGCGACGCACTTGATCGAGGGCGGTGCCGACGTGCGTGTCGTACAGGAACTGCTGGGGCACGCTTCGGTGACCACCACGCAGATCTACACCATGGTCACCGTGCATACCCTGCGCGAGGTGTGGGCCGGGGCGCATCCGCGCGCCCGCTAGCTGGTCAACCGCCCAGGTATTCCGACTCCAGCATCACATCGCGCAGCAGAGTCTGATACTCGCCGTGGGTCTTGTGTTCCACGGTGTTCCAGTGCGTGCCCTGTTCAGCGCGCATGTAGGCCAGATAGTCGGGCGCCCCGGGAAGTTTGACGTTGTCAGCGACGACGATCGTCCCTCGGTGCAGCCAGCCCCGGTCCAACACGCGATGAAGATCGGCCAGGTAGACGCTCTTGTTGTGGTCGAGGAACATGAAATCGACTGTGCCCATTGTGAATCCGTGCTGTTCAAGGGTGTCGAGGGTGCGCCCGCCGTCGCCGATGGTCCCCACCACACAGGTGATCCGGTCGGCCAGCCCGGCGTGAGCCCATATGCTGCGGGCGATCTCGGCGTTCGCGGCGGCTAGTTCGATCGAGAACACGCGCGCTGCCGGCGCCGCTCGGGCGATCCGCAGCGCGCCGTAGCCGCAATAGGTACCCAACTCCAGCGCAAGCCGTGGGTGTGCGCGGACCACCGCGGCGTCGAGCAGCGCGCCCTTCTCGTCGCCCACGTTGATCAGG encodes:
- a CDS encoding O-methyltransferase — encoded protein: MSWQRHAPFLRTSFWRMVLRQRSIMTTGQIGDGREAAAAEYVMANARRDDPDDVIATIDRFAYQESFLINVGDEKGALLDAAVVRAHPRLALELGTYCGYGALRIARAAPAARVFSIELAAANAEIARSIWAHAGLADRITCVVGTIGDGGRTLDTLEQHGFTMGTVDFMFLDHNKSVYLADLHRVLDRGWLHRGTIVVADNVKLPGAPDYLAYMRAEQGTHWNTVEHKTHGEYQTLLRDVMLESEYLGG
- a CDS encoding tetratricopeptide repeat protein, whose translation is MVGDKQGGGERRPRRVSGGQGQRRQSAPRSSGPNRARAAQPQTSEERGSDAPSLSSDIEAKQLAPEIRRELVTLDKATADYVARHLVAAGNLLDEDPETALAHARAARNRAGRLAAVREAVGIAAYHNGDWAQALAELRAARRMGSKSVLLPMIADCERGIGRPERAIELARSAEAAAFTGDDADELRIVTAGARSDLGQFEQALAILSTPPLDPTRTGQTAARLCYAYADTLLALGRTEEALQWFITTAAADVEGVTDAEDRITELA
- a CDS encoding TlyA family RNA methyltransferase; protein product: MARRARVDAELVRRGLARSRQQAAELIAAGRVRIDGMPAVKPATAIMLDANIVVAQSEERSWVSRGAHKLIGALDTFGLDVSGRRCLDAGASTGGFTEVLLDRGAVEVVAVDVGYGQLAWSLRSDDRVRVIERTNVRELTADAIGGPVDLVVADLSFISLATVLPALTACAGPGADIVPMVKPQFEVGKDRVGAGGVVSDPQLRVEAVCTVARRAAELHWHAVGVTASPLPGPSGNVEYFLRLRADTDESLHGESLEQAVRRAVEEGPQ
- a CDS encoding copper transporter, which encodes MISLRAHAISLAAVFLALAVGVALGSGLLSNTVLSGLRDDKQELQHQIDSLTEDKNALNQKLNAAGEFDALLAPRMVRDALKDKSVVVFRTPDAADGDVDAIARIIGQAGGTVSGEVSLTSEFVEANSADKLLSVVNSPIVPAGKQLNTAALDQGSQAGDLLGMTLLIDKNPTVPPVDDTQRNTVLTALRDTGFLSYSGHIGTANTAVIVTGGALGDDGGNRGATVARLAAGLAPHGSGVVLVGRDGSASGTGPVAVVRSDDGLAGAVSTVDDADSSAGQITSVLALGELAAGGKPGQYGTGRGASSVTLPQ
- a CDS encoding CTP synthase is translated as MPALRKHPYTTTKHLFVTGGVVSSLGKGLTASSLGQLLTARGLQVTMQKLDPYLNVDPGTMNPFQHGEVFVTEDGAETDLDVGHYERFLDRDLSGSANVTTGQVYSTVIAKERRGEYLGDTVQVIPHITDEIKNRILAMAEPDAHGHRPDVVITEIGGTVGDIESQPFLEAARQVRHDVGRENVFFLHVSLVPYLAPSGELKTKPTQHSVAALRSIGITPDALILRCDRDVPEPLKNKIALMCDVDVDGVISTPDAPSIYDIPKVLHREELDAYVVRRLNLPFRDVDWTEWDDLLRRVHDPQETVRIALVGKYIDLSDAYLSVAEALRAGGFKHRAKVEMRWVASDDCETESGAAAALSDVHGVLIPGGFGIRGIEGKLGAISYARKRRLPVLGLCLGLQCIVIEAARTVGITGANSAEFDPATPDPVISTMADQQDAVSGEADLGGTMRLGAYPAVLQPGSVVAQAYGATEVSERHRHRYEVNNAYRDRIAQSGLRFSGTSPDGHLVEFVEYAPEIHPFLVGTQAHPELKSRPTRPHPLFAAFIGAALTYKAEERLPGMDLPESYTDEGDPDSLNHSLETSEIRG
- the steA gene encoding putative cytokinetic ring protein SteA — protein: MRMSALLARNASSRPGITGTARVDRDIDRLLRRVGAGDIVVLDVQDLDRITADALVEANVAGVVNASPSISGRYPNLGPEVLVANGVMLIDEAGPEIFKKVKDGSRVRLHNGGVYAGDRRIALGTERTDHEIHDLMHEAKSGLVAHLEAFAGNTIEFIRSESPLLIDGIGIPDIDVDLHRRHVVIVAEEADAAADLKALKPFIKEYQPVLVGVGVGADVLRKAGYRPALIVGDPDKLSVEVLRCGAQVVLPADADGHAAGLERIQDLGIGAMTFPAAGSATDLALLLCDHHGASLIVTAGYTANIEEFFDRSRQASNPSTFLTRLKVGEKLVDAKAVATLYRSRVSGGAIALLVLAMLVAVIVALWVSRTDTAVLDWVVNYWHQFTAWVQSLIN
- the xerD gene encoding site-specific tyrosine recombinase XerD, which translates into the protein METQIQGYLDHLTIERGVAANTLSSYRRDLRRYAEHLTQHGIDDLAKVAETDVSDFLVALRRGDPDAGVAALSAVSAARAVVAVRGLHRFAAAEGLTELDVARAVRPPTPSRRLPKSLTLDEVLALLDAAGGESEADGPLTLRNRALLELLYSTGARISEAVGLDVDDIDTHARSVLLHGKGGKQRLVPIGRPAVSALDAYLVRGRPDLARRGRGTPAIFLNARGGRLSRQSAWQVLQDAAARAGITSAVSPHTLRHSFATHLIEGGADVRVVQELLGHASVTTTQIYTMVTVHTLREVWAGAHPRAR
- a CDS encoding NUDIX hydrolase translates to MAEHDFDTLASETVYVGKIFALRADEVSMPGGKSARREVVEHYGAAAVVALDDDGNVVLVYQYRHPLGRRLWELPAGLLDVGREPPEVTAARELKEEVGLAAANWRTLVDLDSTPGFSDESVRIFLATGLTEVGRPEAHDEEADMRIERVPLAQAVSRIFSGEIVNSIAIAGILAAHAMPDTDSLRPVDAPWTDRPTAFRRRKGLQ
- a CDS encoding NAD kinase, whose protein sequence is MTCERTILLVVHTGRDEATEVARRVEKVLGDNGIGLRVLSAEAVDRGPLHLAPDYMRALGVDIEVVDADECAAESCELVLVLGGDGTFLRAAELARLAEIPVLGVNLGRIGFLAEAEAEAIDHVLDRVISRDYRIENRMALDVTVRVGDNVINRGWALNEASLEKGPRLGVLGVVLEVDGRPVSAFGCDGVLVSTPTGSTAYAFSAGGPVLWPDLEAILVVPNNAHALFDRPMVTSPDASIAIEVEAGGHDALVFCDGRREMVLPAGGRLEVTRCRTSLKWVRLDSAPFTDRLVRKFRLPVTGWRGK
- the recN gene encoding DNA repair protein RecN, with translation MLAEIRIESLGAISAATAEFDRGLTVLTGETGAGKTMVVTGLHLLGGARADSTRVRSGSDRAVVEGRFSTTELGAEVALRVDELLETSGAVRDDDGTVIAARSVSRAGPSKAYLGGRSVPAKSLSSFTAEVLTLHGQNDQLRLMRPDEQRVALDRYADVDKLLTRYRRIRDEWQLARKDLADRRGRARELAQEADRLTFGINEIDAVAPQPGEDEAIVADIRRLSELDALREAAQAARVALSGALDDPSPDSVSAADGVGQAKSALESTDDASLQALGVRLAEAVAVISDVTAELGHYLSELPSDASTLEHKLARQAELRTLTRKYAADVDGVLAWARDAADRLAQLDVSEETLACLERRVAELEDRLAAAAGELTKVRTKAAKGLAKAVTAELAGLAMANAIFSITVVPMAARADDSAPVTLPDGTVVHAGHEGVDTVEFGFTAHRGADALPLTKSASGGELSRVMLALEVVLSASAEGTTMVFDEVDAGVGGRAAVQIGRRLARLARTHQVIVVTHLPQVAAYADAHLVVDAGDGRGKPSGVRRIDDDDRVAELARMLAGLGESDSGRAHARELLESAQQERSEP